The following coding sequences lie in one Cannabis sativa cultivar Pink pepper isolate KNU-18-1 chromosome 5, ASM2916894v1, whole genome shotgun sequence genomic window:
- the LOC115716058 gene encoding uncharacterized protein LOC115716058 isoform X4: MMGFGPYGGNGGSYLSPSSSSLSASAPPFTIDRSGPKPSSCPLMDLAESSYPGAGAVNSSMHNWLPSLAPTSEPHFFPSTQLEHNSGPSSNAYGYGGSPPVESSNLSTHLPHLSTTVSASVDGFSYGQPSDSAGATGFVEAKPYYPSFFSSSGHKDSGLRNPDQTSYDWLSTSSRVPSALVGSSNSDQPVKFLDSSYAGQWGDMWNGFAEWKQGKQGQLNGSLGGSKETGVPVPSMYENYMNQESHNPKVLNRSEEVSRGANFQAPETHSGYMNLDMMLNLSSTGKTSDFMPMDHSKPILGSFSGLQETHPESTSFIFGTNSGNHQIPYGGSNEKRLKQNINSSASTVKSSPVLVMGLPTNNIPFKTMNLGSNTTHAVVSSKKACDINDPHSQLSFGGNLCFDSSRFDDPITSRSFFSKKDETLNKECITNDPSCQMLKVKSGVQTSNVSHDGFNLDLNANESINSVADSSESVEHFYPPVDSPCWKGVARSSPFVASEDVTEMRKPEKQTFPLNTCEKVSPEKAIENIKYHQFGCLENSSEIPLNLSSAINSETRERQSDDVANTNYCSETKGIKHSDDNNEHGSKSMGFPDSKTFQASKQDFQGDGLTSENNNETVQFDSSSLRFPVEHVSSPFDKDASSKLTKSNEGQSTPTVDVLMLVNTISNLSELLVSHCTSGLYNLKQKDLESVQSAINNLNVCVSNNSEKMIPTTSSEKDTSDYPREQNDIHKGVTEDSPKLTKTIMLKNLFDCQNFNKGKSNFLSGQKDDEMFDSASVKDDLDMEDEDKATQALKKVLAENFPVEDDKTEPQTVLYKNLWLEAEAALCSLNYKARYNRMKMEMEKLKLPNSIGENTTAATDVKKPSSSEACPDQNAVESPKAEGSPAARSHSSPVLSSDIQADDVLARFHLLKCRHENSNSDTVANVDKPSSSQLSSESTNAVKILADAHEENVGSRNPENLSLLASTMRDTLNPTNKFEASVLARFHILKSRVNNHKEASQSPDIVNLGFSSENREWPYIGQEARNSDVQPKASLQHHAADSTEGQLIGSDFDMLVNDDSSTQSDHTNSNRVQNENLLFAGWLDRVSSDWEHVRKEEFGLQVGPVPATTAGDYYE; encoded by the exons ATGATGGGTTTTGGGCCTTATGGTGGTAATGGAGGTTCATATTTATCACCATCATCCTCAAGTTTATCAGCTTCTGCACCACCTTTCACTATTGATCGTTCTGGTCCCAAACCTTCTTCATGCCCTCTTATGGATTTGGCTGAATCATCTTATCCTGGTGCTGGTGCTGTGAATTCTTCTATGCACAATTGGCTCCCTTCTCTTGCTCCAACTTCAGAACCCCATTTCTTTCCCAGTACTCAATTGGAGCACAATTCTGGGCCATCTTCAAATGCATATGGTTATGGAGGCTCACCGCCTGTTGAATCTTCGAATTTGAGTACCCATTTGCCTCATTTGAGCACCACTGTCTCTGCTTCAGTGGATGGATTTTCATATGGTCAACCTTCAGACAGTGCGGGGGCGACTGGTTTTGTTGAAGCCAAGCCGTATTATCCCTCATTTTTTTCATCTTCAGGCCACAAAGATAGTGGTTTGAGGAATCCTGATCAAACTAGTTATGACTGGTTATCTACTTCTTCTCGGGTTCCTAGTGCCTTGGTCGGGTCTTCTAACAGCGATCAACCTGTGAAGTTTTTGGATTCATCGTATGCAGGCCAATGGGGTGACATGTGGAATGGATTTGCGGAATGGAAGCAGGGCAAACAGGGACAACTTAATGGAAGTTTAGGAGGCTCCAAGGAAACTGGCGTGCCTGTTCCATCGATGTATGAGAATTACATGAACCAAG aATCTCATAACCCGAAGGTCTTGAATAGAAGTGAAGAAGTGTCCCGTGGCGCCAACTTCCAAGCTCCAGAGACGCATAGTGGATATATGAATTTGGATATGATGTTAAATCTATCCTCCACAGGGAAAACTTCAGATTTCATGCCTATGGACCATTCAAAACCTATCTTGGGATCCTTTTCAGGACTTCAAGAGACTCATCCAGAGTCGACATCCTTCATATTTGGCACAAATTCTGGGAACCATCAAATTCCTTATGGAGGTTCGAATGAGAAGCGCTTGAAACAGAATATTAACAGTAGTGCATCTACTGTGAAGTCATCCCCTGTCCTTGTCATGGGGCTTCCGACAAATAACATTCCTTTTAAAACAATGAATTTAGGAAGCAATACAACTCATGCAGTTGTGTCCAGCAAAAAGGCATGTGACATAAATGATCCTCATTCACAACTAAGTTTCGGAGGCAATCTTTGTTTTGATTCAAGCCGATTTGACGATCCTATCACTTCACGATCATTTTTTAGTAAAAAGGATGAGACACTAAACAAAGAGTGTATCACTAACGATCCATCATGTCAAATGCTGAAAGTGAAATCTGGAGTTCAAACTTCAAATGTAAGTCATGATGGCTTCAATTTAGACCTTAATGCCAATGAAAGCATCAATAGTGTTGCAGATTCATCTGAGAGTGTTGAGCATTTTTATCCTCCTGTGGACTCACCGTGCTGGAAAGGAGTTGCTCGTTCTTCTCCTTTCGTTGCATCTGAGGATGTTACAGAAATGAGAAAACCGGAGAAACAGACATTCCCTCTCAATACTTGTGAGAAAGTGTCCCCCGAGAAAGCAATAGAAAACATAAAGTATCATCAATTTGGGTGCTTGGAAAATTCTTCAGAGATTCCTTTGAATCTATCTTCAGCTATAAATTCAGAAACTAGAGAAAGACAATCAGATGATGTTGCAAACACCAATTATTGTTCAGAAACTAAAGGCATTAAGCACTCTGATGACAACAACGAACATGGAAGCAAGTCCATGGGATTCCCTGACTCGAAAACTTTTCAGGCCTCAAAACAAGATTTTCAGGGAGATGGATTGACATCTGAAAATAACAATGAAACAGTGCAATTCGATTCATCATCTTTACGTTTTCCTGTTGAACATGTTAGTTCTCCTTTTGACAAGGATGCTTCTTCTAAGCTTACCAAATCAAATGAAGGACAGTCAACTCCAACAGTTGATGTTCTAATGCTGGTTAATACGATAAGCAACTTATCAGAATTGCTGGTGTCCCATTGTACAAGTGGCCTTTACAATTTGAAACAAAAAGATCTCGAGTCTGTCCAAAGTGCGATTAATAATCTTAATGTGTGTGTGTCAAACAATTCCGAGAAGATGATTCCAACAACTTCTTCCGAAAAGGACACTTCTGACTATCCCAGAGAACAAAATGATATTCATAAG GGTGTTACTGAGGACAGCCCAAAATTGACCAAAACCATAATGCTCAAAAATCTGTTTGACTGTCAGAATTTCAACAAGGGGAAAAGTAATTTCTTGTCTGGTCAGAAAGATGATGAAATGTTCGATTCTGCTTCTGTGAAGGATGATTTAGACATGGAGGATGAAGATAAAGCTACCCAG GCTTTAAAGAAAGTTCTTGCTGAGAATTTTCCCGTCGAAGACGACAAAACTGAGCCTCAAACAGTTTTGTATAAGAATCTTTGGCTCGAGGCTGAGGCTGCTCTTTGTTCCCTTAATTACAAAGCTCGTTATAATAGGATGAAGATGGAAATGGAGAAACTTAAGTTGCCTAATTCTATAG GTGAAAATACCACCGCTGCTACAGATGTGAAGAAACCGTCAAGTTCTGAGGCATGTCCTGATCAAAATGCAGTTGAATCACCTAAGGCCGAGGGTAGTCCAGCCGCAAGAAGCCACAGTTCTCCTGTCTTAAGCTCCGATATCCAAGCTGATGATGTGTTGGCTCGATTTCATTTACTGAAGTGCCGTCATGAGAACTCGAATTCTGATACTGTTGCTAATGTGGATAAACCATCAAGTTCCCAGTTGTCTTCTGAGTCGACCAATGCTGTCAAAATACTTGCTGACGCACATGAAGAAAATGTTGGAAGCCGAAACCCCGAGAATTTATCTTTACTGGCTTCTACCATGCGTGACACACTTAACCCAACTAACAAATTTGAGGCTTCTGTTCTGGCCAGGTTTCATATCCTCAAATCCCGAGTTAACAATCATAAAGAAGCATCACAGTCACCAGATATTGTTAATCTCGGATTTTCTAGTGAGAATCGAGAGTGGCCTTATATTGGCCAAGAGGCTAGAAATTCAGATGTCCAGCCCAAGGCTTCTTTGCAGCATCATGCTGCTGACAGCACCGAAGGCCAATTAATCGGGAGCGATTTCGACATGCTTGTGAACGATGATTCTTCCACTCAATCTGATCACACTAACAGCAACAGGGTTCAGAATGAGAATTTGCTTTTTGCAGGTTGGCTCGATAGGGTGTCATCGGATTGGGAACATGTAAGGAAGGAGGAATTCGGACTGCAAGTGGGCCCCGTCCCTGCCACCACTGCTGGTGATTATTATGAATGA
- the LOC115716058 gene encoding uncharacterized protein LOC115716058 isoform X3 has protein sequence MMGFGPYGGNGGSYLSPSSSSLSASAPPFTIDRSGPKPSSCPLMDLAESSYPGAGAVNSSMHNWLPSLAPTSEPHFFPSTQLEHNSGPSSNAYGYGGSPPVESSNLSTHLPHLSTTVSASVDGFSYGQPSDSAGATGFVEAKPYYPSFFSSSGHKDSGLRNPDQTSYDWLSTSSRVPSALVGSSNSDQPVKFLDSSYAGQWGDMWNGFAEWKQGKQGQLNGSLGGSKETGVPVPSMYENYMNQESHNPKVLNRSEEVSRGANFQAPETHSGYMNLDMMLNLSSTGKTSDFMPMDHSKPILGSFSGLQETHPESTSFIFGTNSGNHQIPYGGSNEKRLKQNINSSASTVKSSPVLVMGLPTNNIPFKTMNLGSNTTHAVVSSKKACDINDPHSQLSFGGNLCFDSSRFDDPITSRSFFSKKDETLNKECITNDPSCQMLKVKSGVQTSNVSHDGFNLDLNANESINSVADSSESVEHFYPPVDSPCWKGVARSSPFVASEDVTEMRKPEKQTFPLNTCEKVSPEKAIENIKYHQFGCLENSSEIPLNLSSAINSETRERQSDDVANTNYCSETKGIKHSDDNNEHGSKSMGFPDSKTFQASKQDFQGDGLTSENNNETVQFDSSSLRFPVEHVSSPFDKDASSKLTKSNEGQSTPTVDVLMLVNTISNLSELLVSHCTSGLYNLKQKDLESVQSAINNLNVCVSNNSEKMIPTTSSEKDTSDYPREQNDIHKGVTEDSPKLTKTIMLKNLFDCQNFNKGKSNFLSGQKDDEMFDSASVKDDLDMEDEDKATQALKKVLAENFPVEDDKTEPQTVLYKNLWLEAEAALCSLNYKARYNRMKMEMEKLKLPNSIDAGENTTAATDVKKPSSSEACPDQNAVESPKAEGSPAARSHSSPVLSSDIQADDVLARFHLLKCRHENSNSDTVANVDKPSSSQLSSESTNAVKILADAHEENVGSRNPENLSLLASTMRDTLNPTNKFEASVLARFHILKSRVNNHKEASQSPDIVNLGFSSENREWPYIGQEARNSDVQPKASLQHHAADSTEGQLIGSDFDMLVNDDSSTQSDHTNSNRVQNENLLFAGWLDRVSSDWEHVRKEEFGLQVGPVPATTAGDYYE, from the exons ATGATGGGTTTTGGGCCTTATGGTGGTAATGGAGGTTCATATTTATCACCATCATCCTCAAGTTTATCAGCTTCTGCACCACCTTTCACTATTGATCGTTCTGGTCCCAAACCTTCTTCATGCCCTCTTATGGATTTGGCTGAATCATCTTATCCTGGTGCTGGTGCTGTGAATTCTTCTATGCACAATTGGCTCCCTTCTCTTGCTCCAACTTCAGAACCCCATTTCTTTCCCAGTACTCAATTGGAGCACAATTCTGGGCCATCTTCAAATGCATATGGTTATGGAGGCTCACCGCCTGTTGAATCTTCGAATTTGAGTACCCATTTGCCTCATTTGAGCACCACTGTCTCTGCTTCAGTGGATGGATTTTCATATGGTCAACCTTCAGACAGTGCGGGGGCGACTGGTTTTGTTGAAGCCAAGCCGTATTATCCCTCATTTTTTTCATCTTCAGGCCACAAAGATAGTGGTTTGAGGAATCCTGATCAAACTAGTTATGACTGGTTATCTACTTCTTCTCGGGTTCCTAGTGCCTTGGTCGGGTCTTCTAACAGCGATCAACCTGTGAAGTTTTTGGATTCATCGTATGCAGGCCAATGGGGTGACATGTGGAATGGATTTGCGGAATGGAAGCAGGGCAAACAGGGACAACTTAATGGAAGTTTAGGAGGCTCCAAGGAAACTGGCGTGCCTGTTCCATCGATGTATGAGAATTACATGAACCAAG aATCTCATAACCCGAAGGTCTTGAATAGAAGTGAAGAAGTGTCCCGTGGCGCCAACTTCCAAGCTCCAGAGACGCATAGTGGATATATGAATTTGGATATGATGTTAAATCTATCCTCCACAGGGAAAACTTCAGATTTCATGCCTATGGACCATTCAAAACCTATCTTGGGATCCTTTTCAGGACTTCAAGAGACTCATCCAGAGTCGACATCCTTCATATTTGGCACAAATTCTGGGAACCATCAAATTCCTTATGGAGGTTCGAATGAGAAGCGCTTGAAACAGAATATTAACAGTAGTGCATCTACTGTGAAGTCATCCCCTGTCCTTGTCATGGGGCTTCCGACAAATAACATTCCTTTTAAAACAATGAATTTAGGAAGCAATACAACTCATGCAGTTGTGTCCAGCAAAAAGGCATGTGACATAAATGATCCTCATTCACAACTAAGTTTCGGAGGCAATCTTTGTTTTGATTCAAGCCGATTTGACGATCCTATCACTTCACGATCATTTTTTAGTAAAAAGGATGAGACACTAAACAAAGAGTGTATCACTAACGATCCATCATGTCAAATGCTGAAAGTGAAATCTGGAGTTCAAACTTCAAATGTAAGTCATGATGGCTTCAATTTAGACCTTAATGCCAATGAAAGCATCAATAGTGTTGCAGATTCATCTGAGAGTGTTGAGCATTTTTATCCTCCTGTGGACTCACCGTGCTGGAAAGGAGTTGCTCGTTCTTCTCCTTTCGTTGCATCTGAGGATGTTACAGAAATGAGAAAACCGGAGAAACAGACATTCCCTCTCAATACTTGTGAGAAAGTGTCCCCCGAGAAAGCAATAGAAAACATAAAGTATCATCAATTTGGGTGCTTGGAAAATTCTTCAGAGATTCCTTTGAATCTATCTTCAGCTATAAATTCAGAAACTAGAGAAAGACAATCAGATGATGTTGCAAACACCAATTATTGTTCAGAAACTAAAGGCATTAAGCACTCTGATGACAACAACGAACATGGAAGCAAGTCCATGGGATTCCCTGACTCGAAAACTTTTCAGGCCTCAAAACAAGATTTTCAGGGAGATGGATTGACATCTGAAAATAACAATGAAACAGTGCAATTCGATTCATCATCTTTACGTTTTCCTGTTGAACATGTTAGTTCTCCTTTTGACAAGGATGCTTCTTCTAAGCTTACCAAATCAAATGAAGGACAGTCAACTCCAACAGTTGATGTTCTAATGCTGGTTAATACGATAAGCAACTTATCAGAATTGCTGGTGTCCCATTGTACAAGTGGCCTTTACAATTTGAAACAAAAAGATCTCGAGTCTGTCCAAAGTGCGATTAATAATCTTAATGTGTGTGTGTCAAACAATTCCGAGAAGATGATTCCAACAACTTCTTCCGAAAAGGACACTTCTGACTATCCCAGAGAACAAAATGATATTCATAAG GGTGTTACTGAGGACAGCCCAAAATTGACCAAAACCATAATGCTCAAAAATCTGTTTGACTGTCAGAATTTCAACAAGGGGAAAAGTAATTTCTTGTCTGGTCAGAAAGATGATGAAATGTTCGATTCTGCTTCTGTGAAGGATGATTTAGACATGGAGGATGAAGATAAAGCTACCCAG GCTTTAAAGAAAGTTCTTGCTGAGAATTTTCCCGTCGAAGACGACAAAACTGAGCCTCAAACAGTTTTGTATAAGAATCTTTGGCTCGAGGCTGAGGCTGCTCTTTGTTCCCTTAATTACAAAGCTCGTTATAATAGGATGAAGATGGAAATGGAGAAACTTAAGTTGCCTAATTCTATAG ATGCAGGTGAAAATACCACCGCTGCTACAGATGTGAAGAAACCGTCAAGTTCTGAGGCATGTCCTGATCAAAATGCAGTTGAATCACCTAAGGCCGAGGGTAGTCCAGCCGCAAGAAGCCACAGTTCTCCTGTCTTAAGCTCCGATATCCAAGCTGATGATGTGTTGGCTCGATTTCATTTACTGAAGTGCCGTCATGAGAACTCGAATTCTGATACTGTTGCTAATGTGGATAAACCATCAAGTTCCCAGTTGTCTTCTGAGTCGACCAATGCTGTCAAAATACTTGCTGACGCACATGAAGAAAATGTTGGAAGCCGAAACCCCGAGAATTTATCTTTACTGGCTTCTACCATGCGTGACACACTTAACCCAACTAACAAATTTGAGGCTTCTGTTCTGGCCAGGTTTCATATCCTCAAATCCCGAGTTAACAATCATAAAGAAGCATCACAGTCACCAGATATTGTTAATCTCGGATTTTCTAGTGAGAATCGAGAGTGGCCTTATATTGGCCAAGAGGCTAGAAATTCAGATGTCCAGCCCAAGGCTTCTTTGCAGCATCATGCTGCTGACAGCACCGAAGGCCAATTAATCGGGAGCGATTTCGACATGCTTGTGAACGATGATTCTTCCACTCAATCTGATCACACTAACAGCAACAGGGTTCAGAATGAGAATTTGCTTTTTGCAGGTTGGCTCGATAGGGTGTCATCGGATTGGGAACATGTAAGGAAGGAGGAATTCGGACTGCAAGTGGGCCCCGTCCCTGCCACCACTGCTGGTGATTATTATGAATGA
- the LOC115716058 gene encoding uncharacterized protein LOC115716058 isoform X5 encodes MMGFGPYGGNGGSYLSPSSSSLSASAPPFTIDRSGPKPSSCPLMDLAESSYPGAGAVNSSMHNWLPSLAPTSEPHFFPSTQLEHNSGPSSNAYGYGGSPPVESSNLSTHLPHLSTTVSASVDGFSYGQPSDSAGATGFVEAKPYYPSFFSSSGHKDSGLRNPDQTSYDWLSTSSRVPSALVGSSNSDQPVKFLDSSYAGQWGDMWNGFAEWKQGKQGQLNGSLGGSKETGVPVPSMYENYMNQGEESHNPKVLNRSEEVSRGANFQAPETHSGYMNLDMMLNLSSTGKTSDFMPMDHSKPILGSFSGLQETHPESTSFIFGTNSGNHQIPYGGSNEKRLKQNINSSASTVKSSPVLVMGLPTNNIPFKTMNLGSNTTHAVVSSKKACDINDPHSQLSFGGNLCFDSSRFDDPITSRSFFSKKDETLNKECITNDPSCQMLKVKSGVQTSNVSHDGFNLDLNANESINSVADSSESVEHFYPPVDSPCWKGVARSSPFVASEDVTEMRKPEKQTFPLNTCEKVSPEKAIENIKYHQFGCLENSSEIPLNLSSAINSETRERQSDDVANTNYCSETKGIKHSDDNNEHGSKSMGFPDSKTFQASKQDFQGDGLTSENNNETVQFDSSSLRFPVEHVSSPFDKDASSKLTKSNEGQSTPTVDVLMLVNTISNLSELLVSHCTSGLYNLKQKDLESVQSAINNLNVCVSNNSEKMIPTTSSEKDTSDYPREQNDIHKGVTEDSPKLTKTIMLKNLFDCQNFNKGKSNFLSGQKDDEMFDSASVKDDLDMEDEDKATQALKKVLAENFPVEDDKTEPQTVLYKNLWLEAEAALCSLNYKARYNRMKMEMEKLKLPNSIDVKKPSSSEACPDQNAVESPKAEGSPAARSHSSPVLSSDIQADDVLARFHLLKCRHENSNSDTVANVDKPSSSQLSSESTNAVKILADAHEENVGSRNPENLSLLASTMRDTLNPTNKFEASVLARFHILKSRVNNHKEASQSPDIVNLGFSSENREWPYIGQEARNSDVQPKASLQHHAADSTEGQLIGSDFDMLVNDDSSTQSDHTNSNRVQNENLLFAGWLDRVSSDWEHVRKEEFGLQVGPVPATTAGDYYE; translated from the exons ATGATGGGTTTTGGGCCTTATGGTGGTAATGGAGGTTCATATTTATCACCATCATCCTCAAGTTTATCAGCTTCTGCACCACCTTTCACTATTGATCGTTCTGGTCCCAAACCTTCTTCATGCCCTCTTATGGATTTGGCTGAATCATCTTATCCTGGTGCTGGTGCTGTGAATTCTTCTATGCACAATTGGCTCCCTTCTCTTGCTCCAACTTCAGAACCCCATTTCTTTCCCAGTACTCAATTGGAGCACAATTCTGGGCCATCTTCAAATGCATATGGTTATGGAGGCTCACCGCCTGTTGAATCTTCGAATTTGAGTACCCATTTGCCTCATTTGAGCACCACTGTCTCTGCTTCAGTGGATGGATTTTCATATGGTCAACCTTCAGACAGTGCGGGGGCGACTGGTTTTGTTGAAGCCAAGCCGTATTATCCCTCATTTTTTTCATCTTCAGGCCACAAAGATAGTGGTTTGAGGAATCCTGATCAAACTAGTTATGACTGGTTATCTACTTCTTCTCGGGTTCCTAGTGCCTTGGTCGGGTCTTCTAACAGCGATCAACCTGTGAAGTTTTTGGATTCATCGTATGCAGGCCAATGGGGTGACATGTGGAATGGATTTGCGGAATGGAAGCAGGGCAAACAGGGACAACTTAATGGAAGTTTAGGAGGCTCCAAGGAAACTGGCGTGCCTGTTCCATCGATGTATGAGAATTACATGAACCAAGGTGAAG aATCTCATAACCCGAAGGTCTTGAATAGAAGTGAAGAAGTGTCCCGTGGCGCCAACTTCCAAGCTCCAGAGACGCATAGTGGATATATGAATTTGGATATGATGTTAAATCTATCCTCCACAGGGAAAACTTCAGATTTCATGCCTATGGACCATTCAAAACCTATCTTGGGATCCTTTTCAGGACTTCAAGAGACTCATCCAGAGTCGACATCCTTCATATTTGGCACAAATTCTGGGAACCATCAAATTCCTTATGGAGGTTCGAATGAGAAGCGCTTGAAACAGAATATTAACAGTAGTGCATCTACTGTGAAGTCATCCCCTGTCCTTGTCATGGGGCTTCCGACAAATAACATTCCTTTTAAAACAATGAATTTAGGAAGCAATACAACTCATGCAGTTGTGTCCAGCAAAAAGGCATGTGACATAAATGATCCTCATTCACAACTAAGTTTCGGAGGCAATCTTTGTTTTGATTCAAGCCGATTTGACGATCCTATCACTTCACGATCATTTTTTAGTAAAAAGGATGAGACACTAAACAAAGAGTGTATCACTAACGATCCATCATGTCAAATGCTGAAAGTGAAATCTGGAGTTCAAACTTCAAATGTAAGTCATGATGGCTTCAATTTAGACCTTAATGCCAATGAAAGCATCAATAGTGTTGCAGATTCATCTGAGAGTGTTGAGCATTTTTATCCTCCTGTGGACTCACCGTGCTGGAAAGGAGTTGCTCGTTCTTCTCCTTTCGTTGCATCTGAGGATGTTACAGAAATGAGAAAACCGGAGAAACAGACATTCCCTCTCAATACTTGTGAGAAAGTGTCCCCCGAGAAAGCAATAGAAAACATAAAGTATCATCAATTTGGGTGCTTGGAAAATTCTTCAGAGATTCCTTTGAATCTATCTTCAGCTATAAATTCAGAAACTAGAGAAAGACAATCAGATGATGTTGCAAACACCAATTATTGTTCAGAAACTAAAGGCATTAAGCACTCTGATGACAACAACGAACATGGAAGCAAGTCCATGGGATTCCCTGACTCGAAAACTTTTCAGGCCTCAAAACAAGATTTTCAGGGAGATGGATTGACATCTGAAAATAACAATGAAACAGTGCAATTCGATTCATCATCTTTACGTTTTCCTGTTGAACATGTTAGTTCTCCTTTTGACAAGGATGCTTCTTCTAAGCTTACCAAATCAAATGAAGGACAGTCAACTCCAACAGTTGATGTTCTAATGCTGGTTAATACGATAAGCAACTTATCAGAATTGCTGGTGTCCCATTGTACAAGTGGCCTTTACAATTTGAAACAAAAAGATCTCGAGTCTGTCCAAAGTGCGATTAATAATCTTAATGTGTGTGTGTCAAACAATTCCGAGAAGATGATTCCAACAACTTCTTCCGAAAAGGACACTTCTGACTATCCCAGAGAACAAAATGATATTCATAAG GGTGTTACTGAGGACAGCCCAAAATTGACCAAAACCATAATGCTCAAAAATCTGTTTGACTGTCAGAATTTCAACAAGGGGAAAAGTAATTTCTTGTCTGGTCAGAAAGATGATGAAATGTTCGATTCTGCTTCTGTGAAGGATGATTTAGACATGGAGGATGAAGATAAAGCTACCCAG GCTTTAAAGAAAGTTCTTGCTGAGAATTTTCCCGTCGAAGACGACAAAACTGAGCCTCAAACAGTTTTGTATAAGAATCTTTGGCTCGAGGCTGAGGCTGCTCTTTGTTCCCTTAATTACAAAGCTCGTTATAATAGGATGAAGATGGAAATGGAGAAACTTAAGTTGCCTAATTCTATAG ATGTGAAGAAACCGTCAAGTTCTGAGGCATGTCCTGATCAAAATGCAGTTGAATCACCTAAGGCCGAGGGTAGTCCAGCCGCAAGAAGCCACAGTTCTCCTGTCTTAAGCTCCGATATCCAAGCTGATGATGTGTTGGCTCGATTTCATTTACTGAAGTGCCGTCATGAGAACTCGAATTCTGATACTGTTGCTAATGTGGATAAACCATCAAGTTCCCAGTTGTCTTCTGAGTCGACCAATGCTGTCAAAATACTTGCTGACGCACATGAAGAAAATGTTGGAAGCCGAAACCCCGAGAATTTATCTTTACTGGCTTCTACCATGCGTGACACACTTAACCCAACTAACAAATTTGAGGCTTCTGTTCTGGCCAGGTTTCATATCCTCAAATCCCGAGTTAACAATCATAAAGAAGCATCACAGTCACCAGATATTGTTAATCTCGGATTTTCTAGTGAGAATCGAGAGTGGCCTTATATTGGCCAAGAGGCTAGAAATTCAGATGTCCAGCCCAAGGCTTCTTTGCAGCATCATGCTGCTGACAGCACCGAAGGCCAATTAATCGGGAGCGATTTCGACATGCTTGTGAACGATGATTCTTCCACTCAATCTGATCACACTAACAGCAACAGGGTTCAGAATGAGAATTTGCTTTTTGCAGGTTGGCTCGATAGGGTGTCATCGGATTGGGAACATGTAAGGAAGGAGGAATTCGGACTGCAAGTGGGCCCCGTCCCTGCCACCACTGCTGGTGATTATTATGAATGA